The genomic window ATCCGCTGGTGACTCTCGATGTCGACGATCGTCGCCGCCGGCCACCGATCCAGGATCTCCCGCCCGCGCGGCAGATCCGCGGCCCCCGCCTGCAGGTAGATGCGCTTGATGTCCAGCATCTCGCTCACTGCTGGAACACCCGGTCCAGGTGCGCGTCGATCAGCGCCAGGGCCTCGGACGGCTGGTAGAGGCCGGACCGTTCGGCCACGTCGCGCAGACTCACCGACTCGAACCCGGCGGCGCCGATGGCCGCGAAGACCGCGTCGGCCAGCAGCCGTCGCCGCTGCTCATGATCAATCTGTTTCGGCACGTTCCGACAGTACCCACTCTTGTTGACGCAGGGTTATCATGCGGGTGCATGAAAACGAGGGGGCGGGATGACCGTCGAGTACGCCCGTGACAACGACGCCGAGATCGCCCACGAGACCTTCGGTGACTCCGGCGAGCCGCTGCTGCTGATCATGGGGCTGGACTTTCAGATGATCTGGTGGCCGGACGCGTTCTGCGAGCGCCTGGTCGAAGCCGGTCATCACGTGGCCCGTTTCGACAACCGCGACAGCGGCCTGTCCACGCACTATCCCGAACCGGCCGGCGGCGGCCCTTCCGGGCGCTGCTCGACGGCACCCACCCGCTGCCGAAACCCGTCACCCCGGAGCAGCAGGTCGCCAATCTGGTGGAGACCTACCGGGTGTTCGCCTCGCCCGGCTACCCGTTCCCGGAGCAGTGGGCGCGGGAGACCGCCGCCGTCAGTCACGCCCGTAGCCCCCGCGACCCGGGGGCCACTCAACGGCAGCTCGCGGCCAGTCGCGCCGTGCGATACCCGCCGCTGTCGGGCATCACCGCACCGACGGTCGTCATCTCCGGCGCCGACGACCCGCTGAGCAAGCCACGCGCCGGGCGGGACACAGCCGCGCAGATCCCCGGCGCGCGTTTCGAGTCGTACCCCGGCATGGGCCACAACCTGCCGGCGGAGCTCTGGGACGACGTGATCGCGCAGATGCCCGGCCCCTGAAACGGCGGGCCGCACGCCGGCAATGCCATCGATCCCGTCAAAGCCCGGCGGAGTCGGCGGTCGCGTGTGCCCAGCGGCTGGTGCTGAACCGGCCCAGCACGAGCACCGCGATCCCCAGGCCGCAGAGGATCCACCAGGCCACCGGGGAGCCCGCGCCCGCGGCCGCGGAGGCGACGACCGCACCGATCACCGCCACCCCCAGCGCGCTGCCCACCTGCCGGCTGGTCGACGCGATCGCCGCCGCCACCCCCGCCTGCTCGCGGGGCATGCCGGAGACCGCGGTGTTCGTGATCGGCGTGTTCACCATGCCGAACCCGAACCCGAACAGCAGATAGCCGACGAACAACTGCCACGGCGGCGTGTCCGGCCCGGCCCACGTCAACGGCAGCAGGCCGAGCGCCATCGCGACACCCGCGATCTGCAGCGGCAGACGCGTGCCACGGGCGGCGACCAGCCGCCCGGACAGCGGCGACGCGATGATCGTCATGACCGCCATCGGAAGCGTGTACAGCCCCGCGTGCAACGCCGACAGACCACGCACCTCCTGCAGGTACAGCGTGTTCAGGAAGAGGAACCCGCCGAGCGCCGCGAACGCGCAGACCGCGACCAGGGTGGCCCCGGAGAACGGGATGCTGCGGAAGAACCGCAGTTCGATCAGGGGTTCCGCGCGGCGCGGCTCCCACCACAGCAGCGCGGCCAGCGCCAGCGCGCCCAGCGTGAAACAGCCCAGGATGAGCGGGGAGGTCCAGCCGGTCGCCGGGCCCTCGATGATGCCGAACGTGACCCCGGCCAGCAGCATGAAGACCAGCACCTGCCCGACCGGGTCCGGCCGCCGGGCGTGCTCGGCCCGCGACTCCGGGATGAACCGCCAGGCCAGCAGGAATGCGGCGATCCCGACCGGCAGGTTGATCCAGAAGATGGAACGCCAGCCGAACGAGTGCACCAGGAACCCGCCGGCCAGCGGACCGAGCGCCATGCTGAACCCGGTGACCGCGCCCCAGACGCCGATGGCCCGAGCCCGTTCCTTCGGTTCGGTGAACGTGTTCGTGATGATCGACATGGCGACCGGGTTCAACATCGAGCCCCCGACGGCCTGCAGCGCACGGGCGGCGATCAGCCACCCCAGCGACGGCGCCAGACTGCACAGCAGCGACCCCACCGTGAACAGGACCAGCCCCGTCTGAAAGACCCGGCGCCGCCCGATGCGGTCAGCAGTCGACCCGGCCAGCACCAGAAGACTGGCCAGAACCAGCGTGTACGCGTCGAGAGTCCACTGCAGCCCGGACACCGGCGCGTCCAGGTCCGCCCGGATAGCAGGCAACGCGACGTTCACGATCGTGACGTCCAGGCTGATGATCAGCAGACTCATACAACAGATCGCGAGCACGAGATGACGACGGGGCACGCCTCGGTTCTACCCCTGGTCCCGGCTCACATCTCTGACTTGTCGCCTAGATCTCCGCGGCGGTGCCCGGGTCAGTGGCACCCCCTGAACGACCTGCCGGACCCGATGATCCCCTAACACCCGGCAAGCGCTCACCGACTACCGTGCGGGCCGGCCCTGCAGCGAACTCGGCTGGCCGCGGCGAGCAGCACCAGCGGCAGGAGGTGCCCGTGCAGCGGCGCGGCGGCCAAGACAATACGCACAAGTCTCCTTAAGAGTCTCTAGGCCTGAACCGCACGGCTCCGATCGCCATCAGGATCACACCGGGAAGGAAGAACAGCCCGACCGACAGCAGGCCGAGAAGCACGAACACGGTCAATGCCGTGATGCTCAACCCAGCCGCGGCCCGTCGATGACGAGGCCGGACCAGCAACGGTAGGGCACACGCCAGCACCGGTACCGCCAGCGCGAAGGCGACCTCGGGTCGGCTGTCCCAGAGGCTCGCCATCCGATCGGTGACGACGACCTGGCCGCTCTGGCCGCTCCCGGCCGGCCCGTACGCCTCGTTCACCGCCACCGTCGGAAGAAACAACAGCGCCAGCGCAGTGCCAAGACTCAACAGCAGTGCCGCAACGAACCATCGCTTCCTCATGTGGGGCCCCTTCCGAACTCCTCAGACGAACAACCGGTCGGCGAAGGCGGCCACGACAGCGGCGACTCGGGCCGGTGCCCGCAGATTGGCGCCGTGGCCCTGGTCCCGCAGACTCACCCGCTCCGCGCCGGGGATGACTTCGGCCAGCGCCGACAGGCGCTCGGCCAGGTGCTGCGGGCTGCGCCCGCCACCGAGCAGCAGCACCGGACGTGAGATGGCGGTGTAGGCGGAGCGCCGGTCACCGAGTGCGTCGATGGCGGCGTTGTCGTCGAGTTGGCGTGGGATCAGCCGCCGCCAGCTCGGCAGGGCGGCGACCAGCACAGCGGATAGCCAGGCCAGGACCCGTGGCAGGCGGACGACGTCACGCAGGAAGATCTGGATCGCTCGGCGTGGGCGGCCGCTCGCCAGCGCGGCTTGCGCCCGGACGTTCGCGTCACCACCCAGCGGTGCGCCGACGACCACGGGCGGCTCGTAGAGGACCGCGCCGACGAACGCGTCCGGCGCGACCAGCAGTGCTTCCAGCGCAACGACGCCGCCGGACGAGTGCCCGACCAACAGCACTGGCCGCCCGAGCGCGCGGGCAACTGCCACGGCGTCGGCCGTCTCTGCTGCCAGTCCCGGCGGCGGGTCCAGATCCATGCGATAGCGGCGGCGCCGTACGCGTACGACCCGGAACCGCGCTGTGAGGTGCGTAGCCACACGCCGCCATGCCGTCTCATCGTTCATGCCCGCATGCAGAACCACGATCGGTGGGCCGGAGCCTTCAGCGACCGCTCTCACGATCGTGCCGTCAGTGGACGTGATGATCAACATTCATCCTCCCCCGGCAGGACTGGCTGCCGAACAGGGTCCAGATCGAGGTGGGCCCGTTGATCAGGCGAAGACGTCCCGCCGGGCACTTCAGTCGCCCGCCGACACGTAGTGGTTCTGCGGCGGGGTTCGTGCCGGCAGCTGACAACCGTCACACCTGGCGTTTCCAGGATGTCCTTCCTGTGCGAATTAGCGCCTGACTCGTGCGCTGCGCACCGATGACAGAACTCGACACATCTCGATCGATTACTACGATCCTAGTAGAGTGAGGAGATGGCCACAATAGTGATCGTCACGGTCGGCACGCGGGGTGACGTCGTGCCCTACGTGGCGCTCGGCTCTGCACTGCGGGACGCAGGCCACTGCATTGACGTCGCCACCCACACGTCGCTTCGCGGTCACGTGGAGTCGGCCGGGCTGGGCTTCGTATCGCTACCGGTGGAGTTCAGTACGGGGCCGGATACGCGCCCGCTGACCGTACGACGGTTCGCCCGGGTGCTCGCCGGTCGATGGCTGGACATCGGCAGGGCAGTAGCGGCCGCGTCCGTAGAAGCGGATCTGCTGTTGCTCGGCGGCATGGGTTGGATCGGCTATCACGTGGCCGAAGCCCGGAAAATCCCGAGCATCGGCGTCTTCCTTCAGCCGTTGGACCCGACCCGGGAGTTCCCACCGCCGCTGCTGACCACCCGATCGCTGGGCGCCTGGGGCAACAAGGCTGCAGCACGGTCGCTACGACTGCTCGGCCAGCTGCCGTTCGCCCGGCAGACCGCGGCGCTACGACACGAGCTGGGACTGCCGGCCGCTGGCCCGACCGCGATGTTCCGTCGGATGGAAGCCGAACAGTGGCCGGTCCTGTACGGGTTCAGCCCAGCCGTCGTGCCTTCCCCACCGGACTGGCCGGTCTGGCGCCGCACCATCGGCTACTGGTGGCCGAGGGCGGACGCCGGCCTGTCGCCTACCCTGCAACACTTCCTCGACGACGGTGACGCGCCGGTGTACATCGGACTCGGTAGCATGTCTCCGCCCGGCGCAGGTGACCTGATCAGCCGTACACTCACTCGGCTCGGCCGGCGCGTGGTGGTACAGCGCGGAGCGGCCGGCCTGTCGGCCGGACAACGGAATGTGCTCGTCGTCGACGACGAGCCGCACGCCGCGCTGTTCCCCCGCGTCGCCGTAGCCGTACACCACGCCGGCGCGGGCACCACTGCGGCGGCACTACGCGCCGGGACGCCCAGTGTGTGCCTGCCCTTCACGGCCGACCAGCCGTTCTGGGCCCAGCGAGTCGCCGCGATCGGCGCGGGACCCCCACCGCTGCATCGGCGGGCGCTGACCCCCGGGCGGCTCGCGGCGGCGATCGCTTCAGCCGGAGGCTACCGAGAAGGCGCCGCGCTGATCGGGTCCCGGCTCGCCACCGAGGACGGCGTCAGTCAGGCCGTCGCCGAGATAGAACGGCGGCTGCCGGTACAGTGATCCGATGCCGTCAGCGACCGTGACGAAGATCGTCGACGCCGCACTGAGCGTGCTCGGGACCGGCGGCATCCATGCGCTCAGCCACGCCCGGGTCGACACCGCCGCCGCGCTCCCGCCGGGCTCCACGTCCAACTACTTCCGCACCCGAGCGGCTCTCGTTTCCGCCGCCGTCGCACGGCTGCACGAGCTCGACGAGGTGGACTGGCGGGCCGCCGTCGCCGCCGGCCCACCGACCGATCTGGCCCGGCTCACCGACGCGCTCGCCGCCTTCGTCGACGCCGCCACCGGCCCCCTGCGGACGAGAACCGTCGCCCGGTACGTCATCTTCGTGCAGGGCGTCGTGGAGCCAGCTCTGATGGACAGCCTCAACGGCGACCGCCGCCGACTCGTCGACCTCATCGCTGCGACCCTCACCGACCTCGGCGTGGACCAGCCGGCCGACATCGCAACGACACTGCTGGCTGGCGTGGAAGGACTGATCCTGCACCGCCTCACCGGGTTTGCCGCGCCCACCCCCGCCGACCCGCAAGTGCGCAACCTGATCAATGCCCTGTGCGATCCCGCTACGGACCTTGGGCAAGGCGGCCGACCTGTCAAGGCTCGGACAGAGCGCCCTCGCCTCAGCTGAGTGGCTGCGGCTAGCTAGGTGTTCTGCCCAAGGAGGTTGGGAACGCGGCTGGCGGGTGGGCCGCCGATGGCGCAGTGGTGCCGGTGGTGATCGTAGGTGTGCAGACACCGCCACCGTGCGCGGCCTCGATGTCGCCACATCGGGCCGGCCACTGGGTTCTGACGTGTCAGCGGCGAGCCATCAGGGTAATGCCAGGCGGCCGCCACCCTGGCGGCGATAGCGAGCCCCGGAGCAACTCTTGCAAACGCGTGCCTGGTCCTTGGGTGCCTTGGATGAAGCTACCGCCAGATGTCGTGATATTTAATCCCGTCAATGTCTTGCGGGCCTGCCGTGCGGTACCCCGCCGGCTCCCGCCGGCACGGCCACCCTCGAGCACCATGCTGAACTGTGGAAACCCGAAGGCTATAAAGTAGAACTGGCCCAGAACAACGATGGGACGATGATCGTTCGTGTGTGCACAACCCAGGCATATCTGGCCGGGCAACCCGTACCCGCTGGGGGCCACCTACGATGGTGGCGGTACGAATTTCGCGCTCTTCTCCGAGGCGGCGACCAGGGTCGAGTTGTGTCTGTTCGATGAGAACGGCACGGAGACCCGGATCGACCTGCCGGAACGGGAGGCGCTGGTCTGGCACGGTTACCTGCCACGGGTGGTGCCGGGGCAGCGGTACGGCTACCGCGTGCACGGCCCGTACGAGCCGTCCTGGGGTCAGCGGTGTAATCCCGGCAAACTGTTGCTGGACCCGTACGCCAAGGCGATCGACGGCGACTACCAGTGGGATCAGGCGCTCTTCTCGTACGACTTCGGTGATCCGGAGTCCTTCAACGACCTCGATTCGGCGCCGTTCTCGCCGCGTTCCGTCGTCATCAATCCGTATTTCGACTGGGGCAACGACCGGCCGCTGAAGATCCCGATGTGGGAGACGGTGATCTACGAGGCGCACGTCAAAGGCATGACGATCCAACACCCGGACATTCCCGATGACGTACGGGGAACGTACTCCGGCCTGGCTCATCCCGCGATGATCAAGTATTTGAAGGAACTCGGGATCACCGCCGTCGAGTTGATGCCGGTGCACCAGTTCGTCCACGACAGTGGGCTGATCGAGCGCGGGCTGACCAACTACTGGGGCTACAACACGATCGGCTTCTTCGCCCCGCACAACGGCTATTCCTCGTTCGGCGGCACCGGCGGGCAGGTGCAGGAGTTCAAGGCCATGGTGAAAGCCCTGCACGCGGCGGACATCGAGGTCATTCTCGACGTGGTCTACAACCACACCGCCGAAGGCAACCACCTGGGGCCGACGCTGTCGTTCCGGGGTATCGACAATCCGGCCTACTACCGGCTGGTCGACGAGGACAAGCGCTACTACTACGACACCACCGGCACCGGT from Actinoplanes derwentensis includes these protein-coding regions:
- a CDS encoding alpha/beta fold hydrolase produces the protein METYRVFASPGYPFPEQWARETAAVSHARSPRDPGATQRQLAASRAVRYPPLSGITAPTVVISGADDPLSKPRAGRDTAAQIPGARFESYPGMGHNLPAELWDDVIAQMPGP
- a CDS encoding glycosyltransferase, which translates into the protein MATIVIVTVGTRGDVVPYVALGSALRDAGHCIDVATHTSLRGHVESAGLGFVSLPVEFSTGPDTRPLTVRRFARVLAGRWLDIGRAVAAASVEADLLLLGGMGWIGYHVAEARKIPSIGVFLQPLDPTREFPPPLLTTRSLGAWGNKAAARSLRLLGQLPFARQTAALRHELGLPAAGPTAMFRRMEAEQWPVLYGFSPAVVPSPPDWPVWRRTIGYWWPRADAGLSPTLQHFLDDGDAPVYIGLGSMSPPGAGDLISRTLTRLGRRVVVQRGAAGLSAGQRNVLVVDDEPHAALFPRVAVAVHHAGAGTTAAALRAGTPSVCLPFTADQPFWAQRVAAIGAGPPPLHRRALTPGRLAAAIASAGGYREGAALIGSRLATEDGVSQAVAEIERRLPVQ
- a CDS encoding MFS transporter gives rise to the protein MSLLIISLDVTIVNVALPAIRADLDAPVSGLQWTLDAYTLVLASLLVLAGSTADRIGRRRVFQTGLVLFTVGSLLCSLAPSLGWLIAARALQAVGGSMLNPVAMSIITNTFTEPKERARAIGVWGAVTGFSMALGPLAGGFLVHSFGWRSIFWINLPVGIAAFLLAWRFIPESRAEHARRPDPVGQVLVFMLLAGVTFGIIEGPATGWTSPLILGCFTLGALALAALLWWEPRRAEPLIELRFFRSIPFSGATLVAVCAFAALGGFLFLNTLYLQEVRGLSALHAGLYTLPMAVMTIIASPLSGRLVAARGTRLPLQIAGVAMALGLLPLTWAGPDTPPWQLFVGYLLFGFGFGMVNTPITNTAVSGMPREQAGVAAAIASTSRQVGSALGVAVIGAVVASAAAGAGSPVAWWILCGLGIAVLVLGRFSTSRWAHATADSAGL
- a CDS encoding TetR/AcrR family transcriptional regulator; the encoded protein is MPSATVTKIVDAALSVLGTGGIHALSHARVDTAAALPPGSTSNYFRTRAALVSAAVARLHELDEVDWRAAVAAGPPTDLARLTDALAAFVDAATGPLRTRTVARYVIFVQGVVEPALMDSLNGDRRRLVDLIAATLTDLGVDQPADIATTLLAGVEGLILHRLTGFAAPTPADPQVRNLINALCDPATDLGQGGRPVKARTERPRLS
- a CDS encoding alpha/beta fold hydrolase; translation: MLIITSTDGTIVRAVAEGSGPPIVVLHAGMNDETAWRRVATHLTARFRVVRVRRRRYRMDLDPPPGLAAETADAVAVARALGRPVLLVGHSSGGVVALEALLVAPDAFVGAVLYEPPVVVGAPLGGDANVRAQAALASGRPRRAIQIFLRDVVRLPRVLAWLSAVLVAALPSWRRLIPRQLDDNAAIDALGDRRSAYTAISRPVLLLGGGRSPQHLAERLSALAEVIPGAERVSLRDQGHGANLRAPARVAAVVAAFADRLFV